The proteins below come from a single Candidatus Methylomirabilis tolerans genomic window:
- the pal gene encoding peptidoglycan-associated lipoprotein Pal has product MEAGSTSPTTQSEEQVKPTTPIPESPAIGAPSAQQPEMAGKESPLKDIFFDFDKSTVRGDATSNLHENRQWLNANPTAQITIEGHCDERGTAEYNLGLGERRAKAATDYLVAAGIDARRIKTVSFGKERPFVMGHDEAAWKLNRRAHFVVSER; this is encoded by the coding sequence ATGGAAGCCGGCTCGACCTCACCCACGACGCAATCTGAGGAACAGGTCAAGCCGACTACACCGATTCCGGAGTCACCGGCAATAGGCGCGCCTTCCGCGCAACAACCGGAAATGGCAGGCAAGGAGTCGCCCCTTAAGGATATCTTCTTTGATTTTGACAAATCGACCGTCCGCGGGGATGCAACGTCCAACCTCCACGAGAATCGTCAGTGGCTCAACGCCAATCCGACGGCGCAGATCACGATCGAGGGTCACTGCGACGAACGCGGGACGGCGGAATATAACCTGGGCCTGGGCGAACGACGGGCCAAGGCTGCCACGGACTACTTGGTGGCGGCGGGAATCGATGCCAGACGTATCAAGACCGTGAGCTTCGGGAAGGAACGCCCGTTCGTCATGGGTCATGATGAGGCAGCCTGGAAATTGAACCGAAGGGCGCACTTCGTGGTGAGCGAGCGGTAG